A single region of the Pseudomonas sp. VD-NE ins genome encodes:
- a CDS encoding DUF3203 family protein — translation MPLRVDESNPEQKVCFFTVEHGEEIRICDTLEVMTDSEKSMSFVEIEGRRVYITEAEADALTVAGARDGRKHLKADESDSVI, via the coding sequence ATGCCCCTTCGAGTCGATGAATCCAACCCCGAGCAAAAAGTGTGTTTTTTCACCGTTGAACATGGCGAGGAAATTCGCATTTGCGACACCCTGGAAGTCATGACGGATAGCGAAAAATCCATGTCGTTCGTGGAAATAGAAGGCCGACGCGTTTACATCACCGAGGCAGAAGCTGACGCCTTGACCGTCGCAGGCGCCAGGGACGGACGCAAACACCTGAAAGCCGACGAGAGTGATTCGGTGATTTGA
- the mapR gene encoding GntR family transcriptional regulator MpaR (MapR regulates genes involved in Pseudomonas quinolone signal (PQS) production and anthranilate metabolism), protein MKRYEKFADDIAELIRSGVLGPGQRVPSVRYASQTYGVSPSTVFQAYYLLERRGLIRARPRSGYFVNTHAPSPFSEPVISSHVNDSTEVDVSELVFSVLDSIKDPSTIPFGSAFPSPTLFPLQRLSRSLASAAREMDPRMVVTDMSPGNPQLRRQIALRYMVGGLMLPMEELLITNGALEALNLCLQAVTEPGDLVAIEAPAFYASLQVLERLKLKAVEIPVHPRDGIDLGVLAQTLERHPIKACWCMTSFQNPMGATMPEAKKQELVELLRRHQVPLIEDDVYAELYYGQQAPKPAKAFDTEGLVMHCGSFAKSLAPGYRIGWVAAGRYAQKIERLKLMTSLCASMPAQAAIADYLQHGGYDRHLRKLRYALEEQQSAMLAAIARYFPAQTRVSQPAGGYFLWLELPPQMDSLKLFQMALAQGISIAPGPIFSPTQRFRNCIRLNYGSPWTEDSEKAMETLGRIVRSF, encoded by the coding sequence ATGAAACGCTACGAAAAATTCGCCGACGACATCGCTGAACTGATCCGCTCCGGCGTCCTTGGCCCCGGCCAGCGCGTGCCTTCGGTGCGCTACGCCAGCCAGACCTACGGCGTCAGCCCGTCCACGGTGTTTCAGGCCTACTACCTGCTCGAACGCCGCGGCCTGATCCGCGCGCGACCGCGCTCCGGCTACTTCGTCAACACCCATGCGCCGAGCCCGTTCTCGGAGCCTGTGATCAGCAGCCACGTCAACGACTCCACCGAAGTCGACGTCAGCGAACTGGTGTTCTCGGTTCTCGATTCGATCAAAGACCCGAGCACCATCCCCTTCGGCTCGGCATTCCCCAGCCCGACCCTGTTCCCGCTGCAACGCCTGTCGCGCTCGCTGGCCAGCGCCGCCCGCGAGATGGACCCACGCATGGTCGTCACCGACATGTCACCGGGCAACCCGCAACTGCGCCGGCAGATCGCTCTGCGTTACATGGTCGGCGGCCTGATGCTGCCGATGGAAGAATTGCTGATCACCAACGGCGCCCTCGAAGCGCTGAACCTGTGCCTGCAAGCCGTGACCGAACCGGGCGATCTGGTGGCCATCGAAGCCCCGGCCTTCTATGCCAGCCTGCAAGTACTCGAACGACTGAAACTCAAAGCCGTGGAAATCCCTGTGCATCCACGCGACGGCATCGACCTCGGCGTACTTGCGCAGACCCTGGAACGCCATCCGATCAAGGCCTGTTGGTGCATGACCAGTTTCCAGAACCCGATGGGCGCAACCATGCCCGAGGCGAAGAAACAGGAACTGGTCGAACTGCTGCGTCGCCATCAAGTGCCGCTGATCGAAGACGATGTCTACGCCGAACTCTATTACGGCCAACAGGCACCGAAACCGGCCAAGGCTTTCGACACTGAAGGTCTGGTGATGCACTGCGGCTCGTTCGCCAAGAGTCTGGCACCCGGTTACCGCATCGGCTGGGTGGCCGCCGGGCGTTATGCGCAGAAAATCGAACGATTGAAACTGATGACTTCGCTGTGCGCGTCGATGCCGGCGCAAGCCGCGATTGCCGACTATCTGCAACACGGCGGCTATGATCGGCACCTGCGCAAACTGCGCTACGCACTGGAAGAACAGCAGAGCGCGATGCTCGCTGCGATTGCCCGTTACTTCCCGGCACAGACGCGGGTCAGCCAACCGGCCGGCGGCTACTTCTTGTGGCTGGAACTGCCACCGCAGATGGACTCGTTGAAGTTGTTTCAGATGGCACTGGCGCAAGGCATCAGCATTGCGCCGGGGCCGATTTTCTCGCCGACGCAGCGGTTCAGGAATTGTATTCGGTTGAACTATGGCAGCCCGTGGACTGAAGACTCGGAAAAAGCCATGGAGACATTGGGGCGGATTGTGCGGTCGTTCTGA
- a CDS encoding SDR family oxidoreductase: protein MDKVIVITGGGRGIGAATALLAAEQGYRICINYQSDEQAAQSVLEQVRALGAQAIAVRADVSIEDEVIALFHRVDTELGRVTALVNNAGTVGQKSRVDEMSEFRILKIMKTNVLAPILCAKHAILRMSPKHGGQGGSIVNVSSVASRLGSPNEYVDYAASKGALDTFTIGLSKEVAGEGIRVNAVRPGYIYTDFHALSGDPDRVSKLESAIPMARGGRPDEVAEAIVWLLSDKASYATGTFVDLGGGR, encoded by the coding sequence ATGGATAAAGTCATTGTGATCACCGGTGGCGGGCGCGGGATTGGCGCCGCTACGGCGTTGTTGGCTGCCGAGCAAGGCTATCGGATCTGCATCAACTATCAGTCGGATGAACAAGCCGCGCAAAGCGTGCTGGAGCAAGTTCGTGCACTGGGCGCCCAAGCCATCGCCGTACGTGCCGACGTCAGCATCGAAGACGAAGTGATCGCGCTGTTCCATCGTGTCGACACTGAATTGGGCCGCGTCACCGCTCTGGTGAATAACGCTGGCACCGTCGGGCAAAAGTCGCGGGTCGACGAAATGTCCGAATTCCGCATTCTCAAGATCATGAAAACCAATGTCCTGGCGCCGATCCTCTGCGCCAAGCACGCGATCCTGCGCATGTCGCCCAAGCACGGCGGTCAGGGCGGCAGCATCGTCAATGTGTCGTCGGTGGCCTCGCGTCTCGGCTCGCCGAACGAGTATGTCGATTACGCGGCGTCCAAAGGTGCGCTCGATACCTTCACCATCGGTTTGTCCAAGGAAGTGGCAGGCGAGGGGATTCGGGTCAACGCGGTGCGCCCGGGTTACATCTATACCGATTTCCACGCCTTGAGCGGCGATCCGGATCGGGTCAGCAAGCTTGAGTCGGCAATTCCAATGGCCCGTGGCGGGCGGCCGGATGAGGTGGCGGAGGCGATTGTCTGGTTGTTGTCCGACAAGGCGTCGTATGCGACGGGGACGTTTGTTGATTTGGGGGGTGGGCGCTGA
- a CDS encoding efflux RND transporter permease subunit, which yields MNLSGPFIKRPVATMLLSLAIMLLGGVSFGLLPVSPLPQMDFPVIVVQASLPGASPEVMASTVATPLERSFGAIAGVNTMSSRSSQGSTRVILQFDLDRDINGAAREVQAAINASRNLLPSGMRSMPTYKKVNPSQAPIMVLSLTSDVLEKGQLYDLASTILSQSLSQVQGVGEVQIGGSSLPAVRIELEPQALNQYGVALDDVRKTIADANVRRPKGSVEDGQRLWQIQANDQLEKAKDYESLIIHYADGAALRLKDVAKVSDGVEDRYNSGFFNDDAAVLLVINRQAGANIIETVNEIKAQLPALQAVLPASVKLDLAMDRSPVIKATLHEAEMTLLIAVVLVILVVFLFLGNFRASLIPTLAVPVSLVGTFAVMYLYGFSLNNLSLMALILATGLVVDDAIVVLENISRHIDEGVKPMQAAYLGAKEVGFTLLSMNVSLVAVFLSILFMGGIVESLFREFSITLAAAIVVSLVVSLTLTPMLCARWLKPHTPGQENRLQRWSRRTNDWMVDKYATSLDWVLRHRRLTLLSLLITVGVNVALYVVVPKTFMPQQDTGQLIGFVRGDDGLSFSVMQPKMEIFRRAVLKDEAVESVAGFIGGTNGTNNAFMLVRLKPIKDRQLNAQKVIERLRKEMPKVPGAQLMLMADQDLQFGGGREQTTSQYSYILQSGDLGELRKWYPKVVAALRALPELTAIDAREGKGAQQVTLIVDRDQAKRLGIDMDMVTSVLNNAYSQRQISTIYDSLNQYQVVMEVNPKYAQDPVTLKQVQVITADGARVPLSTIAHYESSLEDDRVSHEGQFASEDISFDMAEGVTVEQGSAAIERAIAKLGLPEDVIAKMAGTADAFAATQKSQPFMILGALLAVYLVLGVLYESYIHPLTILSTLPSAGVGALLSIYALGGEFSLISLLGLFLLIGVVKKNAILMIDLALQLERHQGLSPLESIRSACLQRLRPILMTTLAAILGALPLLLSRAEGAEMRQPLGLTIIGGLIFSQVLTLYTTPVVYLYLDKLRHRFNKWRGVRTDAALETPL from the coding sequence ATGAACCTCTCCGGTCCTTTCATCAAGCGTCCCGTCGCGACGATGCTGTTGAGCCTGGCGATCATGCTGCTCGGCGGTGTCAGCTTCGGCCTGCTGCCGGTTTCGCCACTGCCACAAATGGACTTCCCGGTGATCGTCGTGCAGGCGAGCCTGCCCGGTGCCAGCCCGGAGGTCATGGCCTCGACGGTGGCGACGCCGCTGGAGCGCTCTTTCGGCGCGATCGCCGGTGTCAACACCATGAGCAGCCGCTCCAGTCAGGGTTCGACCCGGGTCATTCTGCAATTTGACCTCGACCGCGACATCAACGGTGCTGCGCGGGAAGTGCAGGCAGCGATCAACGCTTCGCGCAATCTGCTGCCGAGCGGCATGCGCAGCATGCCGACCTACAAAAAGGTCAACCCGTCGCAGGCACCCATCATGGTGCTGTCGCTGACCTCCGATGTGCTGGAAAAAGGCCAGCTCTACGATTTGGCCTCGACGATTCTTTCGCAGAGCCTGTCGCAAGTGCAGGGCGTTGGTGAAGTTCAGATCGGTGGCAGTTCGCTGCCGGCGGTGCGCATCGAACTTGAACCGCAGGCGCTGAACCAGTACGGCGTGGCGCTTGACGATGTGCGCAAGACCATCGCCGATGCCAACGTTCGCCGGCCGAAAGGCTCGGTTGAGGACGGTCAACGGTTGTGGCAGATCCAGGCCAATGACCAGTTGGAGAAAGCCAAGGATTACGAATCACTGATCATCCACTACGCCGACGGCGCGGCGCTGCGTCTCAAGGACGTGGCCAAGGTCAGTGACGGCGTCGAAGACCGCTACAACAGCGGCTTCTTCAACGATGACGCGGCGGTGTTGCTGGTGATCAACCGCCAGGCCGGCGCCAACATCATCGAGACGGTCAACGAGATCAAGGCGCAACTGCCGGCCTTGCAAGCGGTGTTGCCGGCCAGCGTGAAGCTGGATCTGGCCATGGACCGCTCGCCGGTGATCAAGGCAACGTTGCACGAAGCCGAGATGACCTTGCTGATTGCCGTGGTGCTGGTGATTCTGGTGGTGTTCCTGTTTCTCGGTAACTTCCGCGCCTCGCTGATTCCGACATTGGCCGTACCGGTGTCGCTGGTCGGCACCTTTGCGGTGATGTACCTCTATGGCTTCTCGCTGAACAACCTGTCGCTGATGGCGCTGATTCTGGCCACCGGTCTGGTGGTGGACGACGCCATCGTGGTGCTGGAGAACATCTCGCGGCACATCGACGAAGGCGTCAAACCGATGCAGGCCGCGTACCTCGGAGCCAAGGAAGTCGGTTTCACCTTGCTATCGATGAACGTCTCGCTGGTCGCGGTGTTCCTGTCGATCCTGTTCATGGGCGGGATTGTCGAAAGCCTGTTCCGCGAATTTTCCATCACCCTGGCCGCGGCCATCGTCGTCTCGCTGGTGGTTTCGCTGACGTTGACGCCGATGCTTTGCGCCCGTTGGCTAAAACCCCACACACCGGGGCAGGAAAACCGCCTGCAACGCTGGAGCCGCCGTACCAACGACTGGATGGTCGACAAATACGCCACCAGCCTCGACTGGGTCCTGCGCCACCGGCGTTTGACGTTACTCAGCTTGCTGATCACCGTCGGCGTCAACGTCGCGCTGTACGTGGTGGTGCCGAAAACCTTCATGCCGCAGCAGGACACCGGCCAGTTGATCGGTTTCGTGCGCGGTGACGACGGCCTGTCGTTCAGCGTGATGCAGCCGAAAATGGAAATTTTCCGCCGCGCCGTGCTCAAGGACGAAGCGGTGGAAAGTGTTGCCGGGTTCATCGGCGGCACCAACGGCACCAACAACGCTTTCATGCTGGTACGCCTGAAACCGATCAAGGATCGCCAGCTCAACGCGCAGAAAGTCATCGAACGCCTGCGCAAGGAAATGCCCAAGGTACCTGGCGCGCAACTGATGCTGATGGCCGATCAGGACCTGCAATTTGGCGGCGGCCGCGAACAGACCACCTCGCAGTACAGCTACATTTTGCAAAGTGGCGATCTGGGCGAGTTACGCAAGTGGTATCCAAAAGTGGTTGCCGCGTTAAGGGCGTTGCCTGAACTGACCGCGATCGACGCGCGTGAAGGCAAGGGTGCCCAGCAAGTGACGTTGATTGTCGACCGCGATCAGGCCAAGCGCCTGGGGATCGACATGGACATGGTTACCTCGGTGTTGAACAACGCCTACAGCCAGCGGCAGATTTCGACGATCTATGACAGCCTCAACCAGTATCAGGTGGTCATGGAGGTCAATCCGAAATACGCCCAGGACCCGGTGACGCTCAAGCAAGTGCAGGTGATCACCGCTGACGGTGCCCGGGTGCCGCTGTCGACGATCGCTCATTATGAGAGCAGCCTGGAAGATGACCGCGTCAGCCACGAAGGCCAGTTCGCTTCCGAAGACATTTCCTTCGACATGGCCGAAGGCGTGACGGTGGAGCAGGGCAGTGCCGCGATCGAGCGGGCGATTGCCAAGCTCGGCCTGCCGGAAGATGTCATCGCGAAAATGGCCGGCACGGCCGACGCCTTTGCCGCTACGCAGAAGAGCCAGCCGTTCATGATTCTCGGGGCGTTGCTGGCGGTGTATCTGGTATTGGGTGTGCTGTACGAAAGCTACATTCATCCGCTGACGATTCTGTCGACCTTGCCGTCAGCCGGTGTCGGCGCATTGCTGTCGATCTATGCGTTGGGCGGCGAGTTCAGCCTGATCTCGTTGCTCGGGTTGTTCCTGCTGATTGGCGTGGTGAAGAAAAACGCCATTCTGATGATCGACCTCGCGCTGCAACTGGAACGGCATCAGGGGCTGTCGCCGCTGGAGTCGATTCGCAGTGCTTGTCTGCAACGCTTGCGGCCGATTCTGATGACTACGCTGGCGGCAATCCTCGGTGCCTTGCCGTTGCTGCTGAGCCGTGCCGAAGGTGCGGAAATGCGCCAGCCGTTGGGCCTGACCATCATCGGCGGACTGATTTTCAGCCAAGTGCTGACGCTTTACACCACGCCTGTGGTTTACCTCTATCTCGACAAGCTGCGCCATCGTTTCAACAAATGGCGTGGCGTGCGTACTGACGCCGCTCTGGAAACTCCGCTATGA
- a CDS encoding efflux transporter outer membrane subunit — MTDRSLFNLATARGSRLLSLSLCVAMLSACAVGPDYQRPQTVEIAQYKEAEGWTQANPSDSLARGAWWELYGDQQLNGLIEKLNNSNQTVAQSEAQYRQAQALVRSARGAFYPSVDLSLGKTRSSQGTGSSSSSLSSSSSGIRDTYNAELGVSWEADVWGKLRRGLEADEASAQASFADLAAMRLSQQSELVQNYLQLRVIDQQKRLLEATVAAYERSLKMTQNQYRAGVSGRDAVAQAQTQLKSTQADLVDLIWQRAQFENAIAVLTGQAPADFNIAEVQTIPNLPQVPLSLPSQLLERRPDIASAERSVIAANANIGVAKAAYYPDLTLSLSGGYSSSTSQNLVSLPNRFWSVGPKLSLPIFDGGIRSAEVDRTEAVYDQTVAKYRQTVLDGFREVENFLVQLKVYEDEAAVRQEALDAARDSLRLTENQYKAGLIAYIDVVVVQATALSNERSVLNILQSRLIASVQLIAALGGGWDGQLDVSNSN, encoded by the coding sequence ATGACTGACCGTTCGCTTTTCAATCTGGCCACTGCTCGCGGCTCGCGTTTGCTCAGCCTGTCGCTGTGCGTGGCGATGCTCAGTGCCTGCGCTGTCGGCCCGGACTATCAGCGCCCGCAAACTGTGGAAATCGCCCAGTACAAGGAGGCCGAGGGCTGGACTCAGGCCAACCCGAGCGATTCGCTGGCACGTGGTGCCTGGTGGGAGTTGTACGGCGATCAGCAGCTCAACGGGCTGATCGAAAAACTCAACAATTCCAACCAGACCGTCGCACAGTCGGAAGCCCAGTACCGTCAGGCTCAGGCCTTGGTGCGCAGTGCTCGCGGAGCGTTTTATCCCAGCGTTGACTTGAGCCTGGGCAAGACCCGCTCCAGCCAGGGCACCGGCAGCAGCAGTTCGAGTCTGAGCAGTTCCTCCAGTGGCATTCGCGACACCTATAACGCCGAGCTGGGCGTCAGTTGGGAAGCCGATGTCTGGGGCAAATTGCGCCGTGGTCTGGAAGCCGATGAGGCCAGTGCCCAGGCCAGTTTTGCCGACCTGGCCGCCATGCGCCTGAGCCAGCAATCGGAGTTGGTGCAGAACTACCTGCAACTGCGCGTGATCGATCAGCAGAAACGGCTGCTCGAAGCCACGGTTGCCGCTTACGAACGCTCGCTGAAAATGACTCAGAACCAATACCGCGCGGGCGTTTCCGGGCGCGATGCGGTAGCCCAGGCACAGACGCAACTGAAAAGCACCCAGGCCGATCTGGTTGACCTGATCTGGCAACGCGCGCAGTTCGAAAATGCGATTGCCGTACTGACCGGTCAAGCGCCGGCGGATTTCAACATTGCCGAAGTGCAGACCATCCCGAATCTGCCGCAAGTACCGTTGAGCCTGCCCTCGCAGTTGCTGGAACGGCGCCCGGACATCGCCTCGGCGGAGCGTTCGGTGATTGCCGCCAACGCCAATATCGGCGTGGCCAAAGCGGCATATTACCCGGACCTGACCTTGAGCCTGAGCGGCGGCTACAGCAGCAGTACCTCGCAGAATCTGGTCAGCCTGCCGAACCGTTTCTGGTCGGTCGGGCCGAAACTGTCGTTGCCGATTTTCGATGGCGGCATTCGTTCGGCAGAAGTCGACCGCACCGAAGCAGTCTACGACCAGACCGTGGCCAAATACCGGCAGACCGTACTCGACGGTTTCCGTGAAGTGGAAAACTTTCTGGTGCAGTTGAAGGTGTACGAAGACGAAGCGGCGGTGCGCCAGGAAGCGCTCGATGCGGCCCGCGATTCCCTGCGCCTGACGGAAAACCAGTACAAGGCCGGTCTGATTGCTTACATCGATGTGGTGGTGGTGCAAGCCACGGCGCTGAGCAACGAGCGCAGCGTGCTGAATATTCTGCAAAGCCGTTTGATCGCCAGCGTACAACTGATTGCGGCGCTGGGCGGTGGCTGGGATGGGCAACTGGACGTGAGCAACTCCAACTGA
- the ccoG gene encoding cytochrome c oxidase accessory protein CcoG, which translates to MSEQIPVRSVEASPTIKSVPARPMKATARSSDNQIHTRSFTGLFRTLRMSGAGFLFVLFFGTVWLNWGGRQAVLWDLSESKFHIFGATFWPQDFILLSALLIIAAFGLFAITVFAGRVWCGYTCPQSSWTWIFMWCEKITEGERNQRIKLQAAPWSLNKLARRAAKHTLWLAISVLTGLTFVGYFTPIRPLAEELLTLQIGGVSLFWVLFFTAATYINAGWLREAVCMHMCPYARFQSVMFDKDTLAISYDVARGENRGPRKRDVKPLEAGLGDCVDCQLCVQVCPTGIDIRDGLQMECIGCAACIDACDSIMDKMNYPRGLIRYSSERELQGGKTHLLRPRLIGYTVVLVAMIGALALALVERPMVSLDVTKDRGLFRENGQGQIENIYSLKVINKTQQRQDYHLSLVDGEGFQLQGKTELSLAPGEIVDVPVSVAMTTERPASSSQTLSFKIADSDEPEVYSVAKSRFVAPMNR; encoded by the coding sequence ATGAGCGAACAAATCCCCGTCCGATCCGTAGAAGCATCCCCCACTATCAAAAGTGTGCCCGCACGCCCAATGAAGGCGACGGCCAGGTCCAGCGACAACCAGATCCACACCCGCAGCTTCACCGGTCTGTTCCGCACCCTGCGCATGAGCGGCGCGGGATTTCTGTTCGTGCTGTTTTTCGGCACGGTGTGGCTGAACTGGGGCGGACGTCAGGCGGTGCTCTGGGATCTTTCCGAAAGCAAATTCCACATCTTCGGCGCGACGTTCTGGCCGCAGGATTTCATCCTGCTCTCGGCACTGCTGATCATCGCCGCGTTCGGCCTGTTCGCCATCACCGTGTTCGCCGGCCGGGTCTGGTGCGGCTACACCTGCCCGCAGAGTTCGTGGACGTGGATCTTCATGTGGTGCGAGAAGATCACCGAAGGCGAGCGCAACCAGCGGATCAAACTGCAAGCCGCGCCGTGGAGCCTGAACAAACTGGCACGCCGTGCCGCCAAGCACACCCTCTGGCTGGCGATCAGCGTACTGACCGGCCTGACCTTCGTCGGCTACTTCACGCCGATCCGGCCACTGGCTGAAGAACTGCTGACCCTGCAAATCGGCGGCGTCAGCCTGTTCTGGGTACTGTTTTTCACTGCCGCCACCTACATCAACGCCGGTTGGCTGCGTGAAGCGGTGTGCATGCACATGTGCCCGTATGCGCGGTTCCAGAGCGTGATGTTCGACAAGGACACCCTGGCGATTTCCTACGACGTGGCCCGTGGCGAGAACCGTGGCCCGCGTAAACGCGACGTGAAACCGCTCGAGGCTGGCCTCGGTGATTGCGTCGACTGCCAGTTATGTGTGCAGGTCTGCCCGACCGGCATCGACATCCGTGACGGCTTGCAGATGGAATGCATCGGTTGCGCCGCATGCATCGACGCCTGTGATTCGATCATGGACAAAATGAACTACCCGCGCGGTTTGATCCGCTACAGTTCCGAGCGCGAATTGCAGGGTGGCAAGACCCATCTGCTGCGCCCGCGCCTGATCGGTTACACCGTGGTGCTGGTGGCGATGATCGGCGCATTGGCATTGGCGTTGGTCGAGCGGCCGATGGTCTCGCTGGACGTGACCAAGGATCGCGGGCTGTTCCGCGAGAACGGTCAGGGGCAGATCGAAAACATCTATAGCCTCAAAGTCATCAACAAGACCCAGCAGCGTCAGGATTACCACCTGAGTCTGGTCGACGGCGAAGGCTTCCAATTGCAGGGCAAGACCGAGCTGAGCCTGGCGCCGGGGGAAATTGTCGATGTCCCGGTGTCGGTGGCAATGACCACGGAACGCCCGGCCAGCAGCTCGCAGACCTTGAGCTTCAAGATTGCCGACAGCGATGAGCCTGAGGTTTACAGCGTGGCGAAGAGCAGGTTTGTTGCGCCGATGAATCGTTGA
- a CDS encoding EAL domain-containing protein: MLIGSYSSTLVFISLCVAILASYTALDLTGRIATAKGRAVHFWTAGGAFAMGIGVWSMHFIGMLAFKLPIDLGYDITLTALSLLIAVLSCGFALWLVSQPKLPVLQLAFGALIMGTGISAMHYTGMAAMRMTPGIDYDPTLFGASLLIAVGASAAALWIAFRLRQHSPYVRLIRGGAAVIMGIAIVGMHYTGMAAAQFPDGSFCGATVNGLKGNGLDSLVLITTLAVLSIALLTSILDARLEARTADLAHSLTVANRELTQLALHDTLTGLPNRMLLDDRINQAMKKVHEQGGCFALMFIDLDGFKPVNDAFGHHMGDQLLREVGLRLREDLRGPDTLARIGGDEFVLLVRLTEPNDALGLAARQVGLIAQSFRVAEHDLQISASVGIALYPGNGQTAQELLMNADAAMYHAKGGGKNGYSFFDASMNNNARKQLQLLQDLRAALDHSQFSLYYQPKFDAANGRPVGAEALLRWQHPIHGMLMPDKFIELAEKSGLIIPIGEWVLNEACRQMREWYVLGYTDWRIAVNLSALQFCHTGLVRSVAKALATHHLPANSLTLEITETTAMSDADASMTVLQELSDMGVDLSIDDFGTGYSSLMYLKRLPANELKIDRGFVRDLEHDSDDAAIVSAIVALGQALGLRIVAEGVETGVQQEFLTQLGCDSLQGYLLGHPMPADKFMQNIARGEQLAVV; this comes from the coding sequence ATGCTCATCGGTAGTTATTCCTCCACCCTGGTTTTCATTTCGTTGTGTGTGGCGATCCTCGCTTCCTATACCGCGCTCGACCTTACCGGTCGCATTGCCACGGCCAAGGGCCGTGCGGTGCATTTCTGGACCGCCGGCGGTGCGTTTGCCATGGGCATCGGCGTCTGGTCGATGCATTTCATTGGCATGCTCGCCTTCAAACTGCCGATCGACCTTGGCTACGACATCACCCTGACCGCGCTGTCGTTGCTCATCGCCGTGTTGTCCTGTGGATTCGCCTTATGGTTGGTCAGCCAGCCGAAACTGCCGGTTCTGCAACTGGCGTTCGGTGCGCTGATCATGGGCACCGGGATCAGTGCCATGCATTACACCGGCATGGCGGCGATGCGCATGACCCCGGGGATCGACTACGACCCGACGCTGTTTGGCGCTTCGTTGCTGATTGCCGTCGGCGCCTCGGCGGCGGCACTGTGGATCGCTTTTCGCCTGCGTCAGCATTCGCCTTATGTGCGGCTGATTCGCGGCGGCGCGGCGGTCATCATGGGCATCGCGATTGTCGGCATGCATTACACCGGCATGGCCGCCGCGCAATTCCCTGATGGCAGTTTCTGTGGCGCCACCGTCAATGGTTTGAAGGGCAATGGCCTCGACAGCCTGGTGTTGATCACCACGTTGGCAGTGCTGTCGATTGCCTTGCTCACATCGATTCTCGACGCACGCCTCGAAGCGCGCACGGCGGATCTGGCGCACTCGCTGACCGTGGCCAACCGCGAACTCACGCAATTGGCCCTGCACGACACGTTGACCGGCCTGCCGAACCGCATGTTGCTGGACGACCGCATCAATCAGGCAATGAAGAAGGTTCATGAGCAGGGCGGCTGTTTTGCCTTGATGTTCATCGATCTGGACGGCTTCAAACCAGTCAATGATGCGTTCGGTCACCACATGGGCGACCAGTTGTTGCGTGAAGTGGGGTTGCGTTTGCGTGAAGACTTGCGCGGCCCGGACACACTGGCGCGCATCGGTGGCGATGAATTCGTGTTGCTGGTGCGCCTGACCGAACCCAATGACGCACTGGGGCTGGCGGCACGTCAGGTCGGTCTGATTGCACAATCGTTCCGTGTCGCCGAGCATGACCTGCAGATCTCCGCCAGCGTTGGCATCGCCCTGTATCCGGGCAATGGCCAGACCGCGCAGGAACTGCTGATGAACGCCGACGCGGCGATGTATCACGCCAAGGGCGGCGGCAAAAACGGTTACAGCTTTTTTGATGCGTCGATGAACAACAACGCACGCAAGCAATTGCAGTTGTTGCAGGACCTGCGCGCGGCGCTGGACCACAGCCAGTTCAGTCTGTATTACCAGCCGAAGTTCGACGCCGCCAACGGCCGTCCGGTCGGGGCTGAAGCGCTGTTGCGCTGGCAACACCCGATTCACGGCATGCTGATGCCGGACAAGTTCATCGAACTGGCGGAGAAATCCGGGCTGATCATTCCGATTGGTGAATGGGTGCTCAATGAAGCCTGCCGGCAGATGCGCGAGTGGTACGTGCTCGGTTACACCGATTGGCGCATCGCGGTGAACCTGTCGGCGCTGCAGTTCTGCCACACCGGGTTGGTGCGCAGCGTGGCCAAAGCGTTGGCCACTCACCACTTGCCGGCCAACAGCCTGACTCTGGAAATCACCGAAACCACGGCGATGAGCGATGCCGATGCGAGCATGACAGTGTTGCAGGAGCTGTCGGACATGGGCGTCGATCTGTCGATCGATGACTTTGGCACCGGTTATTCCAGCCTGATGTACCTCAAGCGCTTGCCGGCCAACGAGCTGAAGATTGATCGTGGTTTTGTGCGTGATCTGGAGCATGACAGCGACGATGCGGCAATTGTCTCGGCGATTGTCGCGTTGGGGCAGGCGCTCGGATTGCGCATTGTCGCTGAAGGCGTGGAAACCGGTGTGCAGCAGGAATTTTTGACGCAGTTGGGTTGTGATTCGCTGCAGGGTTATCTGCTGGGGCATCCGATGCCGGCGGACAAATTCATGCAGAATATTGCGCGGGGTGAGCAGTTGGCGGTGGTCTGA